One window of the Diospyros lotus cultivar Yz01 chromosome 12, ASM1463336v1, whole genome shotgun sequence genome contains the following:
- the LOC127814243 gene encoding WAT1-related protein At5g47470 translates to MTTRRWVEREVVEEFAVVGGLIALQFVYAANTLLLSYFMSLGLKPLTIVIYSTSAAFLILSPLSILFERSKWPQKFSVKLSIQLVLIAFGGVTLFQTLMLKGIELTSPAIATAMPNLAPGIIFLIAAVLGFEKVELSCRYSKVKIAGTLLCVVGAIAMSILQGTNQPPSSKAEETNLQFSPQKIVGCAYLMAAVFVLSCNMLLQASALAEFPAPMSMFSITSVIGVVISATVEFIKDRKLDFGWSTVGFGSLLCYSLLGGLVGGVMVSFNGWALQKRGPVLVSMFSPIATVVSVIISCFTVGGLLSLGSLGGMLLMFTGLYLFLWAKGKEGFSIGESEEYDVEKRLLS, encoded by the exons ATGACGACACGGAGATGGGTAGAGAGAGAAGTTGTTGAAGAATTTGCAGTAGTTGGAGGGCTGATTGCGCTGCAGTTTGTGTATGCTGCAAACACGTTGCTGCTAAGTTATTTCATGTCTTTGGGCCTCAAACCTCTTACCATCGTCATCTACTCCACCTCCGCTGCCTTCCTcatcctctctcctctctccatTCTCTTTgaaag GAGCAAATGGCCCCAGAAATTCAGTGTCAAGCTCTCGATTCAGCTGGTTTTGATTGCTTTTGGGGG GGTAACTTTATTCCAAACTTTGATGCTGAAAGGGATTGAGCTAACTTCACCAGCAATAGCCACGGCCATGCCAAACCTTGCTCCCGGAATCATCTTTCTCATTGCTGCTGTCCTCGG GTTCGAGAAAGTAGAGCTGAGTTGCCGGTACAGCAAAGTGAAGATTGCAGGCACCTTATTGTGCGTGGTTGGAGCCATTGCGATGAGCATTCTGCAGGGCACCAACCAGCCTCCGTCTTCAAAGGCAGAAGAAACCAATCTTCAATTCTCACCTCAAAAGATCGTCGGCTGCGCCTATCTCATGGCCGCTGTGTTTGTTCTATCCTGCAACATGCTCTTGCAG GCTTCGGCATTAGCTGAATTTCCAGCCCCAATGTCCATGTTTTCGATAACATCGGTGATAGGGGTGGTCATATCTGCAACTGTAGAGTTTATTAAAGACCGAAAGCTCGATTTCGGATGGTCCACTGTTGGTTTTGGCAGCCTTCTTTGCTATTCTCTGCTG GGAGGCTTGGTTGGTGGTGTAATGGTAAGTTTCAATGGATGGGCACTGCAGAAAAGAGGGCCAGTTCTTGTGTCCATGTTTAGTCCCATCGCAACTGTAGTCTCAGTCATCATATCCTGCTTCACAGTTGGGGGGCTTCTGTCTCTAGGAAG CCTTGGCGGTATGCTCCTCATGTTCACCGGCCTCTACTTGTTTCTGTGGGCAAAAGGGAAAGAAGGTTTCTCCATCGGAGAAAGTGAGGAATACGATGTGGAGAAAAGGCTCTTgtcttga